A window of Clostridium sp. Marseille-P299 contains these coding sequences:
- a CDS encoding alginate lyase family protein, translated as MKKEMFFTKTKDQLFFDDPKAIAKYCILNWPEDVSHILRVADEVCNQYFLFDLKWDMERTYEPVIFKEEIIWDYMPADDPEFIWQFNRHRFFICLGQAYQITEDEKYSKAFVKLITSWITNCKRTPETQRSMWRILEVGLRGEYWSKALQYFKDSEFLTEDVLDLIYHSLIEHAEYIVEVYNPYRYISNWGVLENHGLFDIAMTLPENEQTKEYAKIALKRLEILANVGIMNDGVQWEQSPMYHNEVLHCYLDVMILASRNNINIPKTIQNKVYKMAIANVAWKKPNHHQLMMGDSDDTDIRDIISKAAYVFKDPVLKYVGYDILDFESIWDIGMNGLRDYIKIEKQEPHFTSVALEDSGNYYMRSNWGEDSNLLHFHCGTLGAGHGHSDKLHIDLVIGGEDVLMDAGRYTYVSGEERFEFKDPMAHNTCTVDEKLFTICKDSWECIKLSQPVKQRFETGMQYEYVSGGHLGYMDLDNGVFVNRKIVHIKPEIYIIFDEFYTGGEHTYQQYFHFNENGEVSLQGNHVTYLGENIRSDLYFLSDGVKSEKRLSRISRHYNLAETNTCVKNTIKGKGFTSLITVIHGGEKEALEPITIEKLPVRSALKNIEYPSFMAEAVKIDIRDTTYIIVVCHQEVNSPTDLVLVDDCYGFGNVIVFNKKESTIGGTVLQY; from the coding sequence ATGAAGAAGGAAATGTTTTTTACAAAAACAAAAGATCAGCTCTTTTTTGATGATCCAAAAGCAATTGCAAAATACTGTATTTTAAATTGGCCAGAAGATGTTTCACATATATTACGTGTTGCAGATGAAGTCTGTAACCAATACTTTCTGTTTGATTTAAAATGGGACATGGAAAGGACATATGAGCCGGTTATATTTAAGGAGGAAATTATATGGGATTACATGCCGGCGGACGACCCTGAATTTATATGGCAATTTAATCGACATCGATTTTTTATCTGTCTTGGTCAAGCATATCAAATTACGGAAGATGAGAAGTATTCAAAAGCTTTTGTTAAGTTAATTACCTCATGGATTACAAATTGTAAAAGAACACCGGAAACGCAACGTAGCATGTGGAGAATTCTTGAAGTAGGTTTGCGGGGGGAATATTGGAGTAAAGCGCTACAATATTTTAAAGACAGTGAATTTTTAACAGAAGATGTATTAGATTTAATTTATCATTCATTGATTGAACATGCAGAATATATTGTAGAGGTGTATAATCCTTATCGCTATATTAGTAATTGGGGCGTTTTAGAAAATCATGGATTATTTGACATAGCAATGACACTACCCGAAAATGAACAGACTAAGGAATATGCCAAAATTGCATTAAAACGTCTAGAAATACTTGCTAATGTTGGTATTATGAATGATGGGGTGCAATGGGAGCAGTCTCCAATGTATCACAATGAGGTGCTTCATTGTTATCTAGATGTAATGATTTTAGCAAGTAGAAATAATATTAATATTCCTAAGACGATACAAAATAAAGTTTATAAAATGGCAATTGCCAATGTTGCCTGGAAAAAGCCAAATCATCATCAGCTTATGATGGGAGATAGTGACGATACGGATATTCGAGATATAATTAGTAAAGCCGCGTATGTGTTTAAAGATCCGGTACTTAAATATGTTGGTTATGATATCTTAGATTTTGAATCCATTTGGGATATTGGAATGAATGGTCTAAGGGATTATATTAAAATAGAGAAACAAGAGCCACATTTTACGTCCGTAGCATTAGAAGATAGCGGGAATTACTATATGCGTTCAAATTGGGGTGAAGATTCTAATTTATTGCACTTTCATTGTGGTACTTTAGGAGCAGGACACGGACATTCAGATAAGCTTCACATTGATTTAGTCATTGGTGGAGAAGATGTTTTAATGGATGCAGGAAGGTATACTTATGTATCTGGAGAAGAACGATTTGAATTTAAAGATCCAATGGCACATAATACATGCACCGTGGATGAAAAATTATTTACCATATGTAAAGATTCATGGGAGTGCATTAAGTTATCACAACCAGTGAAGCAACGCTTTGAAACAGGTATGCAATACGAATATGTTTCGGGTGGACACCTTGGATATATGGACTTAGATAATGGTGTATTTGTAAATCGTAAAATAGTTCATATTAAACCAGAGATCTATATAATCTTTGATGAATTTTACACAGGGGGAGAACATACCTATCAGCAATATTTTCATTTTAATGAGAATGGAGAAGTCAGCCTACAGGGAAATCATGTAACATATTTAGGAGAAAATATTAGAAGTGATTTATATTTTCTTTCAGATGGCGTAAAATCAGAAAAAAGATTATCAAGAATATCAAGGCACTATAATTTAGCAGAGACAAATACTTGTGTAAAGAATACGATAAAAGGAAAGGGCTTTACTTCTCTTATTACTGTGATTCATGGAGGGGAAAAAGAAGCCTTAGAACCGATTACTATTGAAAAACTACCGGTTCGTTCAGCTCTTAAAAATATAGAATACCCATCATTTATGGCAGAGGCAGTTAAAATAGACATTCGAGATACTACTTATATTATTGTCGTTTGTCACCAAGAAGTTAATTCACCAACGGATTTAGTGCTAGTAGATGACTGTTATGGTTTTGGAAATGTTATTGTGTTTAACAAGAAGGAATCTACCATCGGTGGAACTGTGTTGCAATATTAG
- a CDS encoding heparinase II/III domain-containing protein, with translation MFTDLAKNYTESFCAFHPYPNITNREEYESLPTHMKDDLIQLGESYLHYQYPSMTATSFMEFCRTGNRVNHEALYMEKRRVLNALVLAECVENKGRFLDDIMNGIFTICEESAWQLPAHNSYIRNTPNLPLPDHDNPVLDLFACETGAQLAMVYYLLKDSLDKISPIICNRIESELHKRIFTPYLTKHFWWMGQGDEIMCNWTIWCTQNVLIAAFSTMLLPQESLRELFIKASQSVDFFLKDYGMDGCCDEGAQYFRHAGLCLFNTLEVLNKVTKDHFKQCYQDTKIRNIAHYILNVHIYDKYYVNFADCSPVAGRAGVREFLFGKRLNSTDLMLFAAEDHRKNNDILLKEELNLFYRLQATFTQEEIENFNCDRSLQHPDVYYKSVGLFIARDSSFSLAVKAGHNADSHNHNDTGSFIVYKNGKPMIIDVGVESYTKKTFSQKRYEIWTMQSAYHNLPTFGEVMQKDGKDYKATNVETFLGPEKCNISMNIEDCYPKEANISTYRRNFILEKEDKITIEDTYGIIPKGSYLSLMTYEEPVIRENTIIVGTLGSIAVTGSTHFTIERIPITDQRLKTAWEHDIYRIKVYLEAASIKLELQANT, from the coding sequence ATGTTTACTGATTTAGCAAAAAACTATACAGAGTCATTCTGTGCTTTTCACCCTTATCCAAATATAACGAATCGTGAGGAATATGAGTCCTTGCCAACGCATATGAAGGATGATTTGATTCAACTTGGTGAGAGTTATCTTCATTATCAATATCCAAGTATGACGGCAACATCATTTATGGAGTTTTGTAGAACTGGCAATCGGGTTAACCATGAAGCACTCTATATGGAGAAACGCCGTGTTTTAAACGCTTTAGTACTTGCAGAATGTGTTGAAAATAAAGGACGATTTTTAGATGATATTATGAATGGAATTTTCACGATATGCGAAGAAAGCGCATGGCAGCTACCAGCGCATAATAGTTATATAAGAAATACTCCGAATCTACCTTTACCAGATCATGATAATCCTGTTCTTGATTTATTTGCATGTGAAACTGGTGCGCAACTTGCAATGGTATATTATTTATTAAAGGATTCCCTTGATAAAATTAGCCCTATAATTTGCAATCGCATTGAATCCGAATTACATAAAAGAATTTTCACCCCTTACTTAACAAAACATTTTTGGTGGATGGGTCAAGGAGATGAAATCATGTGCAATTGGACAATTTGGTGTACGCAAAATGTCCTAATCGCCGCTTTTTCTACTATGTTGTTACCACAAGAAAGCTTACGAGAATTATTTATAAAAGCTTCCCAAAGTGTTGATTTTTTTCTGAAAGATTATGGAATGGATGGTTGTTGCGATGAAGGAGCACAATATTTTCGCCATGCTGGATTATGTTTATTTAATACATTAGAAGTTTTAAATAAAGTAACGAAAGATCATTTTAAGCAATGTTATCAAGATACAAAAATACGAAATATCGCTCATTATATTTTAAATGTACATATTTATGATAAGTACTATGTTAATTTTGCAGATTGCTCTCCTGTTGCAGGAAGGGCAGGGGTTCGTGAATTTCTCTTTGGAAAGCGACTTAATAGTACTGACTTAATGCTATTTGCAGCTGAAGATCACCGTAAAAATAATGATATTTTATTAAAAGAAGAGTTAAATTTATTTTACCGCCTACAGGCTACATTTACCCAAGAAGAGATAGAGAATTTTAACTGTGATAGAAGTTTACAACATCCAGATGTTTATTATAAGAGTGTCGGTCTTTTCATTGCACGGGATAGCTCTTTCTCTCTTGCGGTAAAAGCTGGGCATAACGCAGATAGTCATAACCATAATGATACTGGAAGTTTTATTGTCTATAAAAATGGAAAACCTATGATTATTGATGTAGGTGTAGAAAGTTATACGAAAAAAACCTTCTCCCAAAAGCGTTATGAAATATGGACAATGCAATCAGCTTATCATAATCTGCCAACCTTTGGTGAGGTGATGCAAAAGGATGGTAAAGATTATAAAGCCACAAATGTTGAAACATTCTTAGGTCCAGAAAAATGTAACATTTCCATGAATATTGAAGACTGTTATCCAAAAGAAGCTAATATTTCAACATACCGACGTAATTTTATATTAGAAAAAGAGGATAAAATAACAATTGAAGATACTTATGGTATAATTCCAAAAGGTAGCTATCTTAGCCTAATGACGTACGAGGAACCTGTAATTCGTGAAAATACTATTATCGTTGGTACTCTTGGTAGCATAGCTGTTACTGGAAGTACACATTTTACAATTGAAAGAATTCCGATTACTGACCAGCGCCTTAAAACCGCTTGGGAGCATGATATTTATCGTATCAAGGTTTATTTAGAAGCTGCTTCAATAAAATTAGAACTACAAGCAAATACATAA
- a CDS encoding glycoside hydrolase family 88 protein, with protein MKDFCIKSGITSEEIKEALSFCCNQILSNLPEFTEKFQNKYSVNGFYEAIPNNTWTTGFWTGEIWLAYEYCQREELLYAGQIQMESFLKRINEKIDVDHHDMGFLYTPSCVAGYKLTKSAIGKEAAIKAADQLLSRYRAVGEFIQAWGPLDTAENYRLIIDCLLNVPLLFWASVETKDNKYSMAAKKHIHTAVSNVIREDFSTWHTFFFDINTGKPTHGATCQGYRDGSAWARGQAWGIYGLAIAYKYTKNEDYIKLFKGVTNYYLSHLPKDMVPFWDLEFTDGSSEPRDSSSASIAVCGLLEMSKYLEEGDAKYYTDLAKRMMKSLYDNYAVKDEKTSNGLVFHSTYSKKSPYNTCTPCGVDECNSWGDYFYMEALTRLNKDWDMYW; from the coding sequence ATGAAGGATTTTTGTATAAAAAGTGGTATAACAAGTGAAGAAATTAAAGAAGCACTTTCCTTTTGTTGCAATCAAATATTATCAAATTTACCTGAGTTTACAGAGAAATTTCAGAATAAATACAGTGTAAATGGATTTTATGAGGCGATCCCAAATAATACATGGACAACAGGTTTTTGGACGGGAGAGATATGGCTTGCTTATGAATATTGTCAGAGAGAAGAGTTACTTTACGCAGGGCAAATTCAGATGGAAAGTTTTTTAAAACGAATCAATGAAAAAATTGATGTAGATCATCATGATATGGGATTTTTATATACTCCTTCTTGTGTCGCTGGCTATAAGCTAACTAAAAGTGCAATAGGTAAAGAAGCAGCAATTAAGGCAGCAGACCAACTTTTATCAAGATATCGTGCGGTGGGTGAGTTTATTCAAGCTTGGGGGCCTTTGGATACAGCAGAGAATTATCGACTTATCATAGATTGCTTATTAAATGTTCCACTTCTTTTTTGGGCCTCTGTAGAGACTAAGGATAATAAATATAGCATGGCTGCGAAAAAACATATTCATACAGCGGTATCGAATGTAATACGTGAAGACTTTTCTACCTGGCATACCTTTTTCTTTGATATAAATACTGGGAAGCCAACGCATGGTGCGACCTGTCAAGGATATCGCGATGGATCCGCATGGGCAAGAGGTCAGGCATGGGGAATCTATGGGTTAGCAATTGCATATAAGTATACGAAAAATGAGGATTATATAAAGCTATTTAAAGGTGTTACCAATTACTATTTATCACATTTACCAAAAGATATGGTACCATTTTGGGATTTAGAATTTACGGATGGTTCTAGTGAGCCAAGAGATTCCTCCTCTGCTTCTATTGCAGTTTGTGGACTTTTAGAAATGAGCAAATATTTAGAAGAGGGCGATGCAAAATATTATACGGATCTTGCAAAGAGAATGATGAAATCATTGTATGATAATTATGCTGTTAAGGATGAAAAGACGTCCAATGGCCTAGTATTTCATAGTACATATAGCAAGAAATCGCCATATAATACATGTACTCCTTGTGGTGTAGATGAATGTAATTCTTGGGGGGATTACTTTTACATGGAGGCATTAACTAGACTAAATAAAGACTGGGACATGTATTGGTAA